One Peromyscus leucopus breed LL Stock chromosome 20, UCI_PerLeu_2.1, whole genome shotgun sequence genomic window, GGGGAAGTTTGCTGACTCGGAGCCTGGCAGAGATCGTGAAGAAAGATGACTTTGTTCTTGACTCCGAGTACCTGGTCACACTGCTGGTGGTAGTCCCCAAGTATGTCTGTTACCAGAGCGTCCCTGAAAATCAAGCACAAAACATTTGTTCATGTGGCACATACAGCACAATTTGGTTCATAATGTTGTAGTGGAGACATCAGTTATAAATTGGTAGGCTTGGCTGACTAATAGAgcaaatattttgttattaaacttttaaaaatagatacttTAGATTTTTCAAAATCAGGCCATTGAATTTGttattctgaaaaatatttgaaCTTGAGCCCTATAAGAATAAAGAATgtgagctgggcggtgatggGGCAAGCCCTTAATCTCAGCCcttgaaggtagaggcaggcagatctctgtgagttctaggccaatccgggcctatagagtgagttccaggacaaccagagctacacagagaaaccctgtctcaaaaaaccaaaaggagaaaaaacGAAGACTGTGTTTTCAAGGGCTGCATAGTCTTTATGGCTCTACCAGCTGTCATAACTGCTCCGCTCTACCATGTCCATTGGTTGTTAGAGCTGAAGCAGCCACAGtgatacacaaacaaataaaattttgtttactgACACATTGGAACACATTATTCaaaatttctatttatctttGATTTTATAGCTTTCAGGAAAATAATCTTtgcccatattttttttatttagctttctttaaaatttatgtttagaAAATTTCAGCTTTTGGAGACAGGAGCCCTGTAGGTCACTTTACATAATGAATTAGCCATGCCTACAAACACTTTATTGTAAATCACACGTAGTTGTCTCTCCACGTCCCCAAAGCCAGTGGCCTTTCCCGAAAGCTGGTGCACAGTGTTCTGGGGCAGCATCAGTTACCGCCACTTGGTTCCTCCTGCTTCCCGGGGAGATGCCGCCTCTTTCTGTACATAGAGTTTGAGTCAGCCCTTTGTACTGACCACCAAGGGTAGTGATTGCCCACGGCCTCTTCTGTTTTCAACCATGCAGTTTAAGAAGAACAGAGACTCGGCCACCTTACCAAACCAGGCTCTTGGCTGAGCCTCTGTTGCGACAGTTACTAGCTCTGAGGGCGGCAGGCGATCAGTACTTCCTGCCTCACTCTATAGGTGAGGCGTGTTCTCAGTAGGAGGCTGGGGTTTGCTACATCTCTGTGATGTATTTTATTGGAGCCACGTTTCCTATCTGTCCGTGTTTTCTCTTCCTGGGCATGGCAGAAGTCAGACTCATCCCCCACGCTTCCTGTGCCTTTCTGCAGGCTGAACCACAATGACTGGGTTAAGCAGTATGAAACGCTCGCAGAGATGGTGGTCCCCAGGTCGAGCAAGTGAGTAGCCGTCCGCCAATAGCGCTCTGTTCCCCGAGTCTTCCTGCAGCTTGTGGGATTAGGAGATACCTTTGCGGTTTTCTTTGCAGTAAGCCTGTAACTTTAGAGCCACCAGTTTACTTGGTAAATTGTCATCTTAGTTATCATTTTATGTCTAGAAGGGACTGGGCGCAGCCAGTGTGAcccgaccccccccccatttctgtaGGTGAGAAGTTTGAGGAgagtgaggtgaggttgtctgcCCAGTCACACTTGTTGCTGGGCAGGACTAGGGCCAGAAGCAGTGAGGacttctctgccttctgaagccTTGTCCACCGTGCACTTGGCCCACTAGGAACTAACATCATTGACCTCACAGAGGAGTCACCAGGCAGCCCCTGGAGGCTGTGTTGATCAAATCCATTGTCACTTGAGAAGAGAGTTGAGGCCAGATGTGCCTATCCTGGAAAAGCCGCAGAAGGCTTGCCTTTTTAGTCAGCGGTTGGGTTGTGAGTTCAGTGTGTATTGTCTGTCCGTCACTCTAAGCAGTGCCGTGAGGCAGTTTAGGCGGCTCATGTCCTCATAGACGAGGAAGCCGTGTTGACGCTCTCTAACGCAGGTGGctttcagttcccagtgccaaGGCAGTGACATTGTAGCTCATGAGCCAGGTTATCAGCCAGTGTCTGCCATTGTCTCCCAGATGTTCTTGTAAAGGACGGTGTGGAAGACAGTGAGGACGTGAGGTTGGTAAGGTTAGGCCGTGGGGTACTTCTGTTCTAGTTCAGTGGGAGTTTGCTCAGTGTGATGGAAAATCATGGGCCCTATTGAGGTTCCTCTCaacttgctgtgtgacctgggcAAGTCTTTGAACTTGTCGGGTCTCATTTTCTCCTCTCATGACCTAAGTTAGGAGTTTGCAGACTTGACAGAATATATAAAACACAGGGTTGTTCCATTGGCGCTTGACGAGTGTTGGTCCTTTGAGAGCCATGGCCTGAGCTCATTGTGCCCCTCCATCTCTCAAACCAGCTCTTCAAACAGTAAGCCGGAGACAGTGGATGTGTCTCGACACACATTCTCGTCTGCACTGTTGTTCCTGACCAGTAATAACCTCTCTGTAGGGCGTTTGAGCTCAGAGGTTGACGCGTATCTGGGAAGCAGCGGGTACCTAGGAGGAGCTTGAAGACTCAGTGCAGTGCCCTCTCGAGGTAGCCATGAAAGGCCGGCTGCAGGGGTGGGTGTGGTGCTGTGTAGGACGGGGAGTAGGCCTAATTCTGAAAGGAGGACTTTAAGTATACCATTTCAGAGAGTTCGATCTTTTGCTAACCACTTTAATAGTTTAAAGGAAGAAGAGTTCGATTCCGGCAGTACTTGTCCCAGTGGCCTTCTGGATCCCCAGCCCCACCTCAGTCAGGGTAATATCCACTCCACCAGGTTCAAGTGTAAAGTGCACTTGGCATCACTGACTAAGAAATGGGGCTGTTTAAATGTCCATGGAGATCATAGAGCCAGCTCAGTAGCACCAGGAGGAGCCTGCAGTTCACACGAGCCAGCTAGGAGAGCTAGACTGGGGCAGTGCTCTGTCACTCACCGTGCAGGAAAGACCGGCTTGATGAAGCTGTTCGCCTTACCGCTGACATTGTccgtattgtgtgtgtgtgtgtgtgtgtgtgtgtgttgggagcctctgtggaggccagagggcagcttAGGTGGCAGGGGTCAGTTTGCTCCTCCCACCACGTCAGttccaggtcctcaggctcaaCAGGAAGTGCCCTGACGTGCTCATCCTGCTGGTCTCTCACCTCGTCGTCAATGCACAAAGCCTAGCTGTGCACTGTAAAACTCTGTGTTAAAGTTTTCAAATGTCCGATGATTGGAAATCCTGCCGCCTGCTAggatgtgtgcagatgtgtgtgaagCTGTCCCAGGGAAGAGGCTGGTGCTGTCTTGAACCTCCACTGACGCGGGCTCAGGAGACTCGCACTCTCCCCTGAATTTTCaccacttttctttctgtctctgggtgggtgtttgtttgagataaggtttcaccATGtcaccctggctggtctggaactgtgAGGACCAGGCTGGCAATGTCTCTGCTTCTTAACTGTCTCATTGGAGGTTGGGGAGgaggggtagctcagtggttgagctcttacccagcatgtgggaggccctgggttcagttaccTGCACCAGAAACTTAGACATGTCAGTCTGGGTCAGCTCACTGGTTAACCCGTACCTTTCTCCTAGAAGTCACTCCCTAGAGTTTCCGAGGATTGCTTTAGTAGGGTTGAGTGCTAGAATGTACATACAAATTGTCCTAGGCATTGTGCAGAATTCGTCTGTGTTCTGGATTAGGATTGCCAGAGTGCGCTGTCTAAAGCAGCGGGGAGAACCAGATGGCTGGCTCAAGCTTTAGAGAAGCAAGGGatcaggaagagcaggaagagctgGGGGCTCTAGAAAGCTCTACTTCCGGCAAGGGTCACGGAAATGGCCCGAGGCAGACCTAAGAGTCAGTTCATCTGTTTACCTGTAGAAATTGTTACGCTCATCGGGTTAAACTAAGCCTCCCGGCAGGCAGCCATAGCTCTGGCTAACACTGTATCTGGAGAGAGTTCAAGTCCACATTTCATCATGAAGAAATGCTACTTAAACTATCAgggtggctctgtgggtaaaggggcttgtcactgggcctgatgacctgagtcccaggacctacatggcggaaagagttgtcctttgacctccaggAAAGTACCTTGtatacatgcctacacacacacacacacacacacacacacacacacacacacacaaatttaagaaTGAAGcatggtttttttcctttttgcttgaGACTtgtgtggctcacagctgccgTCACTCCAGCTCCACGGCATCCAGCACTTTCCTCAGGCATATGCAAGTGAGGTGCATGTGGATGTGCAGCATCCCCCCCCTCCATAAAAGTattcttaaaaaaccaaaacataaacataaaaagaaaaacctttcacAAGGCAACTTCAGAAGGATGAATATTTTTTACCTTAAGTGTGGAGATGTTTGTGGGTGTGCACCTGGCTTGCACACACTGAAGATGGAGAATTTGCGTGTGTATCACCTATACTTTAGAAGctgtttttctttcacaaaacCGTAAATTAAACATTAGAAAATCCTCATGGCATGAAAGGTAGAAGaggccccacccccagtgacatcaCCCACCCTGGGCCTTGGCTGTTGAGAATGCTGAGTGTAGCTTTGCAGCCCCTGTGCATGGGTTCTCTTCCTGTAGAGTCAGTGGCACTTTTAAAAGCTGATTCCTACTGTCTGAGCCACAGTCCACCCTTTCCAGCAGGCCTGCTCCCCAAGGCCTTACACATCTCTGTGGCAGTTTCCCAGCACTTGTGTCTGGAAAGGTTTTTGTAGTGATGTCCGTGGAGCTGTGGCTGGAAGTTATGAGCTCACTGACACTGAAAAGGAGCTTGACACACAGAAGTGTATTCATTCAGAGCTGTTGAGACTGTTGCTTGTGAAATTCCGATTGGGGATGTTATGGGGAACAGGAATGAATACCTGGGGTATGAGGTGATGGCCGTGTGCAGCCAGGCCCTGGTGGGCTGGCTGGATTGGACTGGAAAGAGGGATAGTCCGTGAGACAAGAACAGACAGTTTGACCAACCAGCCTGATGTAGAAGTTGAACAGCTGCCCCTTAGAGTGTGGCTTCCCTTAGTGAACAGATGGTTTTGTTAGCTGGAGAGTGAGGAGAGGGTGTGCGGGCATCCTAACCAGAGAGCATCCCAGACAGAGCGTCTTCCCGACGGAGGCGTGCAGGTGAAGAGTGAGCATGCTTCCAGTCCCTCCCTTCCCCGTTTGTGAAACCCACAGGACGTCTAGGACTCACAGTGCCTTTCCCCTCTagtgttctttcagaggaccaagaCAGTTACCTTTGTAACGTCACCTTGTTTAGAAAAGCGGTCGATGATTTCAGACACAAAGCCAGAGAAAACAAGTAAGTTGTCTGTCCCTCTCATAAAGGTGTGCATATAATTTTAATCTGTTGCATTTGTTATATATGGTGTGGacaaatttgtttttttcctccaaatttaGGTTCATAGTTCGTGACTTCCAGTATAACGAGGAGGAGATGAAGGcagataaagaagaaatgaacaggCTGTCTACTGACAAGAAGAAGCAGTTTGTATGTGGTGTTCCTTAGCACTGTCAGTGTCCGGGGAAGTGAAGTAGTATTGCCTGTCTTTGACTTGGCAAAAACTTCTCTGGTTTTTCCTTTAAGAGAGTTGATTTTAGTTGCTGTACTCTTCcacttcttttttgagacaggattcacCCCACAGTCCAGGCAGACCTCACCGTGTGGCCCAGAGCTGTCTTGAGCTCTTGGGAattattctcctgcctcggcttcagagtgttgggattataggcagccATCAGTTACCAGATCTCTCGGGGATTACAAACGTGTGTCCATGTCTGGCTCAGGTCCTTGTGCGTGCACAGCAAACGTCCTTACCCGGAGCCGAGCCCTCCTTTTGCGATCCTCGCTGGATTTTTTTTAGAGCTTGCTTTGCTTTTGAGTcttaggaaaatggaaaaatacattCTGGAGATACTGAAAGCCTGGAAGTCTCAGAGAGAAACATTATGAAAAAACAGTTTATAATTTGGTGCTAGAAAAATGTAAGTATTGGGGCTGACGATGTAGCTCAGTAGAGTGCTTCACCAGCACAAAAAAGCCACAGTGCCACCCTGACcaaagctggctgtggtggcacagcctgtcatcccagcactggaggaagaggcaggagtaTCGGGAAGTTCTCACAAAcaaattagaatatatatttatggGTAGATTCCCAGCAGCTCAGGGTTGTTCTTCCATCACCGGGGAGCAGCCGGACACAGACACAGCCATGCTCGCTGCTCACTGTCCCCCACCTGCTCTGCTTTCTAGCAAGCACATGTTGTCAATGCTTGTGGCCACAGCAGCTCAAAGAGCAAGCATTTTGATCAGAAATTGTCACTGAATTGTATCCTCTTTGCCTGAATCAGTTGCTTGGTACGTCCACATGGTCCTGTGCATTACCTAACCTAAGTGTTAACTGAGTCAGTAATGCTGTCTTTACAGGCAGACAGGAGGAGGTATTATTGTTTGACATCTTTCaagaagtttttaattttgctCAACATTTAATTCAACAAGAACTTGCAttgtcatagaaacagaaaatgtaaaacaGGAGCAGGTTTCAGGGCCTCAGAACAAGCCCTTGTTCACAGTTTCACACTGTGAGCTAGGGTTGGGGAATGGCTGTGTCTCTAGAAGCTTCAGGTTGAGTTCTCTGTCAGTGCACTAAGTACGCTGGGCGCTGTGTTGTGTGCTCCAGTGTTGGTGCTACAGCTTCCAAACCCAGTTAGACTGCTTCCATGAAGCCATGCCTTTGCTGTTGTTGAGCCCGGTTCACTGTAGAGTCTTTGAGGTCCAGAGTACTGGCTCACCCTTTGATTTAAGAGCAGGAAGGAAGGTAATAGGGTGTCCAGCATAATGTTTGAAACTTCATAGTGTGGTCAGATGTTTGACTTTCTAATTGCCGTTTGCAAACCAAATTTGtggtaattttgtttttctttttaaagggacCACTTGTGCGGTGGCTCAAAGTGAATTTCAGTGAGGCGTTTATTGCGTGGATTCATATAAAAGCATTGAGGGTTTTTGTCGAATCTGTTTTAAGGTAAGACAGTTGAGAAAGTTGGAGCTGCAGAGCTCAGTGTCCCTTTCTCATGACAGTCCAGCCATATGAAGAGGCAGAGACGGTCAGGGTCACACAAGCTTGTCCTCTAGCACCAGGTTCAGGAGAGGGATCCACACTGCTTCACTCTGCCTCTAAGGTGCATCATGTGCTGTTTAAGGAGAGTTGGTCTGTGAGTCAGTGAGCTCATTGTGGGGTACACCGAATGTGCTCTGTGGTCGGCCAGTTGCCATGGTGTCAGTTGCTCAACACGGCCACTTGTTTTGCTTGATACAGTCTCctcctggctgacttggaactcatttTGCAGCATAGGCTGGTTCACactttgatcttcctgcctcagcctcctgactgccaCCATGGCAGGTGTGCAGCATCATGCCTGTCCCACGTGGCCTTTCGATGCAGTCTGGAGACGTGTGATACAGCACAACCTTTCTAGTAGACTCTGTACAGCTTGTCATGAGAAAGGCCTGAACTCCACTAATCCAAAGTGCAGTGTGGTAAATAGTGAACCAGTAACTCAGTTATTTACCGTGATGATCATGTGTCATGAACTGTGAGTGAGTATGTGGGTCAGACATTTATAAGGCTGGAGGTGCAGGTGAGCTTGCTCCAGCTCTGCCAGAAACCACAGGACTGTGCACAGTGATGGATAGCACTAAGCAAAAAGAAACTTGGAGCTAGCTCCATTATAATTAGGGGAGCACTACCATTAAAAAACTACCTATTTATTGAGtctgagtattttgcctgaatgcatgtctgtCTATCACAGTGCCcgtgaagtccagaagagggcctcaggtcctctggaactgcagttacaggcgattgtgagctgccacgtgggtgctgggaattgcactcgggtcctctggaggagcagccagtgctttcatCCGAGACATCGCTCTAGCTCCGTGGGGTCACCATCATTCCTCAGTTCACTCAGTATATCTGTGTGTGGCACGTGATTTGTAATTAAGtgcaaaattaattataaaatattaagcaAGTTGGATGTGGcgtcacacacttttaatcccggcaggcagatctctgtgttcaaggccagcctggtttacacagtgagaccttgtctttaaaaaaaaaaagccaatgtctttaaaatgaagattttttttcagatattttgcatGTAGTTTGATGTACAGTGTAGATTTTAAGATAACAATACCCTTTGAGCCTCTGCTCCTattagaaatcatttaaaaacttaTCTGTAGCTGTGCTTCTcacctttacattttttttaatgtttcaaataagTATGGAAATTCTCAATTTTTCATTATAAGCATGTCTTCTagccctattttatttttatgtactggGCATATTCATAGATTACTGTGAAATTGAATATTAATTAATTACTAGTGATTGGCTTGCCTGTTTTCCCGTCTGCtacagcttaggctggcctcagacttacactgaccttgccttagcctcctCAGCACCGAGATCACAGGCGGGGGCCACCACCCCGCAGTGACTCAGTTTTAAGGACGGACTTGTGGTGGACGCAGGTTTGTTTACATGCTAGTGTGAGCTTCTGTGGCTGGTGGCCGGCTTGTGAAGGGGTTATTTAACACGGGGCATGCTGTGTCCATGAGGAGCCTTTAGAGAAGCAGGAGGACGTTTGCTCTGAAGAGAaaatgtgtgcgtgcgtgcgtgcttgtgcTACACACTGCTTCTGCTGCTCTTTAAGGTACGGCTTGCCGGTGAACTTCCAAGCGATGCTCCTTCAACCCAACAAGAAAACGGTGAAGAAACTCCGAGAAGTTCTACACGAACTGTACAAGCACCTGGACAGCAGCGCAGCCGCTATTATCGATGTGAGTACCCGTTCgctcaggagatggaggaaaggatAGCAGGCGTCCGGGCAAACCCAGCAAGGACGTTCTTTGTTCATGTGCTAGGTGTGGCTGCTCTCGGTATCCTAGCGGCCCAGCGTTATCTCGCTGTGTATTAGATGTTTAGCTGCAGATATTCAGAGATACCCAGTACTCCCCCTTGTTCTTAAACAATATAGACTgcagagaaaataggaagttattttaattttgtctggTAGAAATAACGGAGTCAATAGATTAGCAATTtacgtttttatttatttggggaggatacacacatgctgtgtgtttgtgtgtgtgtgtgtgacttttccctccaccatgtgggtgggtcccagggttcaaactcaggtcatcaggaggcttggcagcaagtacccttaCTCCCTGGAGTCTCTTTGGGACAGTTCAgagttttatgtttgtgtgttttgcctgcacatatgtctgtacaTCAGTGAATGCCTGACACCCagggaggccaggaaagggagGCAGATCCCCTAGTTCTGCACAGTTGGGagcagtgtgtggtggtgggagttgaacccaggtcctttggaggaagagccagtgctcttcatgCCCGGTCATTAGCTTTTAACCAGAACACAAacagtgtgtgtggttttgttgttaCACCATATTAGTGGgcttttattttacagtttaaaTTTCATATAGCTTGCTGTTTTTCACTTTAGTTGAAGATGGTAGCATCTCACGTATATATCGGAATAATGAAAAATTGGTTTTTTTAGTGAGAGAAAAATGCAGGAAATGACTTGCTATCTTTTCATAAAATCTTAGAGAAAGTAAGAACCCTAAGTCTTTGGTAGAAACTTGGCTCTCAGTAAATTCTTACAAGGTGTAAACAGATCTGAGATCTTCAAAACCAC contains:
- the Atp6v1c1 gene encoding V-type proton ATPase subunit C 1 isoform X1, with the protein product MTEFWLISAPGEKTCQQTWEKLHAATTKNNNLAVSSKFNIPDLKVGTLDVLVGLSDELAKLDAFVEGVVKKVAQYMADVLEDSKDKVQENLLASGVDLVTYITRFQWDMAKYPIKQSLKNISEIIAKGVTQIDNDLKSRASAYNNLKGNLQNLERKNAGSLLTRSLAEIVKKDDFVLDSEYLVTLLVVVPKLNHNDWVKQYETLAEMVVPRSSNVLSEDQDSYLCNVTLFRKAVDDFRHKARENKFIVRDFQYNEEEMKADKEEMNRLSTDKKKQFGPLVRWLKVNFSEAFIAWIHIKALRVFVESVLRYGLPVNFQAMLLQPNKKTVKKLREVLHELYKHLDSSAAAIIDAPMDIPGLNLSQQEYYPYVYYKIDCNLLEFK